A stretch of Methanobrevibacter sp. YE315 DNA encodes these proteins:
- a CDS encoding DUF1848 domain-containing protein translates to MIINVGGRTDIVNYYTPWLLNRLEEGYAYSRNPFAKENVYKLSLKPEDVDCILFCSKNYQPILEHISEIDEKYHILCQYTITCYGKDVEPKVPTINQSIKTLERLSDIVGSNKILWRYDPILLTEKYTVEKHLETFEYMAEKIAPLVYRCIFSFVDMYKKVEENMPEIIPLTEKDKERLLKGIGEISKKYNLYTQTCATNESYGKYGIHASGCTTREILQQAHNVVYKNVKGTGIRENCHCIPSRDIGDYNSCLSECKYCYANRKPDIPKKVIKLHDEKSPLLLGHLKENDKLIETEVISYIEQNQTTLFDF, encoded by the coding sequence ATGATAATAAACGTTGGCGGAAGAACAGATATAGTGAACTATTACACTCCATGGCTATTGAACAGGCTTGAAGAGGGATATGCATATTCAAGAAATCCATTTGCAAAGGAGAACGTATACAAGTTAAGTTTAAAGCCGGAGGATGTGGATTGTATTCTGTTTTGCTCTAAAAACTACCAACCTATATTGGAGCATATAAGTGAGATAGATGAAAAGTATCATATTCTGTGCCAATATACAATTACCTGCTATGGCAAGGATGTAGAACCGAAAGTTCCGACAATAAATCAATCCATAAAGACATTGGAAAGATTATCGGATATTGTTGGCAGCAATAAAATCCTATGGAGATATGATCCGATACTTCTGACTGAAAAATACACTGTTGAAAAACATTTGGAAACTTTTGAGTATATGGCTGAAAAGATTGCACCATTGGTTTACAGATGCATCTTCAGCTTTGTGGATATGTATAAGAAAGTTGAAGAGAACATGCCTGAGATAATTCCACTCACTGAAAAAGATAAGGAAAGATTATTGAAAGGAATTGGAGAGATATCAAAAAAATATAATCTTTATACTCAAACATGTGCAACAAACGAAAGCTATGGGAAATATGGCATACATGCTTCAGGATGTACAACTAGGGAAATATTGCAGCAGGCACATAATGTAGTTTACAAAAATGTTAAAGGAACCGGAATTAGAGAAAACTGTCATTGCATTCCATCAAGGGATATTGGTGATTACAATTCCTGTTTAAGTGAATGTAAATATTGCTACGCCAACAGAAAACCGGATATCCCCAAAAAAGTTATAAAACTGCATGATGAGAAATCACCATTGTTGCTTGGACACCTAAAAGAAAATGATAAGCTAATTGAGACAGAGGTAATAAGTTATATTGAACAGAATCAAACAACATTATTTGATTTTTAA
- a CDS encoding PP2C family protein-serine/threonine phosphatase — protein MMGKNFGEGFSPHVGLLVISGLLFGPYGAIGSVLGNTLCDLIRGYNLGLTATSEIVSLGISYLAYKIWYEPIKSRPPVNKPRLNNTSNILLFLGIVIVCSLLFALINKKLFNLMYPETIPLNMQIGIRYYVNFINSGFLFGIIGIWISKRIDFVHIPKKSKRKLNKKLYYGIGIILAISTLIILITDYYFNISETISVIEVILLTSLIFLYTTKPITAKIYEITFTSIPEKIMNIFLLTTMLIVILGMLVSLDPVLIRDIDEIFLIGFNEVKLSIMVFIDILLIIFFIPSIAVLRYVEHEVIYPITSFSKIEKFVKKGDKIESEGLIDIYSDYLNNEDEIGMLARSYTDLINYTNEYIENIHKIESEKEKIKAELNIAERIQKSNLPTHSIENEDYTVYGFSKPAKEVGGDFYDYYPIDEDNVAIIIGDASGKGVPAALLSTITQSIIRQILKSETDPSKALYMLNNQLCENNTECMFVTLWLGIYNNKTKDIIFSNAGHNSPLVMEDGQFRALKVNNGISLGIMSDYEFITEKINISKGIIVYTDGITDEKNSNDEFYGKDRVIDFLNNHTFENKVITNLLQDIDRFKGTEEQFDDMTLVLLDRHK, from the coding sequence ATGATGGGCAAAAATTTCGGTGAGGGCTTTTCTCCCCATGTAGGCCTTTTAGTCATTTCAGGATTGTTATTTGGACCTTATGGTGCCATAGGTTCTGTTTTGGGAAATACATTATGTGACTTAATCAGAGGATATAATCTAGGATTAACAGCAACATCCGAAATCGTCAGCCTAGGAATTTCATACCTGGCCTATAAAATATGGTATGAACCCATTAAATCAAGACCTCCAGTCAATAAACCTAGATTAAACAACACATCCAATATCCTCCTATTTTTAGGAATAGTTATAGTCTGTTCACTATTATTTGCATTGATAAACAAAAAACTATTTAATTTAATGTATCCGGAAACAATTCCCCTCAACATGCAAATCGGAATCAGATATTATGTTAATTTTATCAATTCAGGATTCCTATTTGGAATAATTGGAATATGGATTTCTAAAAGAATTGACTTTGTCCATATTCCTAAAAAGTCTAAAAGAAAATTAAACAAAAAACTATATTATGGAATTGGAATTATTCTAGCAATCTCTACATTGATAATTCTAATTACAGATTACTACTTTAACATAAGCGAAACAATTTCAGTAATTGAAGTTATACTTCTCACATCTTTAATATTTTTATACACCACCAAACCTATAACAGCAAAGATATATGAAATAACATTCACTTCTATACCTGAAAAGATAATGAATATTTTCCTTTTAACAACAATGCTTATCGTAATTCTTGGAATGTTAGTTTCATTAGACCCGGTATTAATTAGAGACATCGATGAAATCTTTCTTATTGGATTTAATGAAGTTAAGTTATCAATTATGGTATTCATAGATATCTTATTAATTATATTCTTCATCCCGTCCATTGCTGTTTTGAGGTATGTGGAACACGAAGTGATTTATCCGATAACATCATTTTCGAAAATTGAAAAATTTGTCAAAAAAGGAGATAAAATCGAATCCGAAGGATTAATAGACATTTATTCTGATTATTTGAATAACGAAGATGAAATTGGAATGTTAGCCCGCAGTTATACTGATTTAATTAACTATACTAATGAGTATATAGAAAATATTCATAAAATTGAAAGTGAAAAAGAAAAAATAAAAGCAGAACTCAACATTGCAGAAAGAATTCAAAAATCAAACTTGCCAACCCATAGCATTGAAAATGAAGATTATACGGTTTATGGATTTTCAAAACCTGCAAAAGAGGTGGGTGGAGATTTTTATGATTATTATCCAATAGATGAAGACAATGTTGCCATCATAATTGGAGATGCATCTGGAAAAGGAGTGCCTGCCGCTTTGCTTTCAACAATCACCCAATCAATAATTAGGCAAATATTGAAGAGTGAAACTGATCCTTCAAAGGCATTATATATGCTTAACAACCAATTATGTGAAAACAATACAGAGTGCATGTTTGTTACTTTGTGGTTAGGAATTTACAATAATAAAACAAAAGACATTATTTTTTCCAATGCAGGACATAATTCTCCTTTGGTTATGGAAGACGGACAATTCAGAGCTTTAAAAGTCAATAACGGCATCAGCTTAGGAATTATGAGTGACTATGAATTCATAACCGAAAAAATTAATATTTCCAAAGGGATAATAGTTTATACTGATGGAATAACTGATGAAAAAAATTCAAATGATGAATTTTATGGAAAAGACAGAGTTATTGACTTTTTAAATAATCATACTTTTGAAAATAAAGTAATTACAAACCTACTGCAAGACATTGATAGGTTTAAAGGAACTGAAGAACAGTTTGATGACATGACCCTCGTACTTTTAGACAGACATAAATAA
- a CDS encoding STAS domain-containing protein, with the protein MNLIKQYNEKELTISVKGKIDTNISPDFQNEIMDEMGKFDSLIIDFTELEYISSAGLRVLLIIGKELKPKNIPYTIKVNDAIREILVISGFDNVLNLE; encoded by the coding sequence ATGAATCTGATAAAGCAATATAATGAAAAAGAATTAACAATATCAGTTAAAGGTAAAATCGATACAAATATTTCACCTGACTTTCAAAACGAAATAATGGACGAAATGGGCAAATTTGATTCATTAATAATTGATTTTACAGAGTTAGAATACATTTCAAGTGCAGGTTTAAGAGTTTTACTCATCATTGGAAAAGAATTAAAACCTAAAAACATTCCTTATACAATTAAAGTTAATGATGCTATTAGAGAGATTCTTGTAATTTCTGGCTTTGATAATGTATTGAATTTGGAATAA
- a CDS encoding MATE family efflux transporter yields MKNFKIADSKFKELLLPTLLIVMALNISSVVDSFFVTSFLGENAAAAIEILEPVILLITVFEWLFGLGGQILALNKKAEFDTEGSNRYFTVSIALSFIGSFIMAIICLFFMDPLATILRATPATKPLVLQYSTFLYACFIVSTVSGVLTQYIRVDGQPNFASVVIIVANIINIILDYLFLSSGMGMSSASLATFIGYTVGLLICLLYIRNPKRTFRFSRAALAFKTFIKSSAEMIKVGFPSASMGIFDIIFVYIMNSFIAVTLGDAGLATYLLCMDLLVIASIIDVGISETLTSIVPIYYAKHDYANLNHLIRNSIIISVAFAIILTLLIWIWPEGFLALYNFNHLDIAEFAKNAIKLYSFLFLCSILPSLFIFYYEAIERSVLSTVLSVLETLVLPLISVFVLYELIGSDGIWLGFPVSCIITMIITVIIVKLIQKREPKYSGLFFIEKDLVSKTQNFVLTDNDLKAREECLQHLKGLNADEEFCANVNKIFDVILDTNPHGTYIEVLVIDYDDNIHVDIKYDGEKENLEHIKHSFPEGLLKYAEVLGFNTIEYVMDKN; encoded by the coding sequence ATGAAGAATTTCAAAATTGCTGACAGTAAATTTAAGGAATTATTATTGCCAACATTACTTATAGTAATGGCTTTGAACATTAGCTCAGTTGTCGACAGCTTTTTCGTAACGTCATTTTTGGGTGAAAATGCTGCTGCAGCTATTGAAATATTGGAACCTGTAATATTATTAATAACAGTTTTCGAATGGTTATTTGGTCTTGGAGGACAAATTTTAGCATTGAACAAAAAAGCGGAATTTGATACTGAAGGAAGTAATCGTTACTTTACAGTGTCCATTGCATTATCATTCATTGGCTCTTTTATAATGGCAATTATCTGTTTATTTTTTATGGATCCTCTAGCCACAATATTACGGGCAACACCAGCTACAAAACCTCTTGTATTACAATATTCCACATTTTTATATGCCTGTTTTATCGTATCCACGGTTTCTGGAGTACTTACCCAATATATCCGTGTGGATGGCCAGCCAAACTTCGCATCAGTAGTAATTATCGTGGCCAATATAATCAATATAATCCTCGATTATTTATTCTTATCATCAGGAATGGGCATGAGTTCCGCTTCACTTGCAACATTTATCGGATATACTGTAGGCCTTTTAATATGTTTATTATACATCCGCAATCCAAAAAGGACATTCAGGTTTTCCCGTGCGGCTCTTGCCTTTAAAACATTCATTAAAAGCAGTGCAGAAATGATAAAAGTAGGTTTTCCTAGTGCAAGTATGGGTATTTTCGACATAATATTCGTTTACATTATGAACTCTTTCATAGCTGTAACATTAGGTGATGCAGGATTGGCCACCTATTTGTTATGTATGGATTTACTGGTAATTGCAAGTATTATTGATGTTGGAATTTCAGAAACATTAACTTCAATCGTTCCGATATATTATGCAAAGCACGATTATGCTAATCTAAATCATTTAATTAGAAATTCTATCATCATTTCAGTAGCTTTTGCAATAATTCTAACACTGTTGATATGGATATGGCCTGAAGGATTCCTCGCCCTTTATAACTTCAACCATCTGGACATTGCTGAATTTGCAAAAAATGCGATTAAATTATATTCATTCCTCTTCCTATGCTCAATACTTCCTAGCTTATTTATATTCTATTACGAAGCTATTGAAAGGTCTGTGCTCTCAACAGTGCTTTCAGTTCTTGAAACACTTGTACTGCCATTGATTTCAGTGTTCGTATTGTATGAGTTAATAGGATCCGATGGAATATGGCTAGGATTTCCTGTATCTTGCATAATTACAATGATTATCACAGTCATTATTGTTAAATTGATTCAAAAAAGAGAACCGAAATACAGTGGTCTGTTCTTCATTGAAAAGGATTTGGTCAGTAAAACCCAAAACTTCGTTTTGACAGACAATGATTTGAAAGCAAGAGAAGAATGTTTGCAACATCTAAAAGGTTTGAATGCTGATGAGGAATTCTGTGCCAATGTCAACAAGATTTTTGACGTGATTCTTGATACAAATCCCCATGGCACATATATTGAAGTGTTAGTCATTGATTATGATGACAATATCCATGTTGACATTAAATACGATGGAGAAAAGGAAAATCTTGAGCACATAAAACATAGCTTCCCAGAAGGCCTTTTAAAATATGCCGAAGTTTTGGGATTCAATACAATAGAATATGTAATGGATAAGAACTAA